From the Marinitoga litoralis genome, the window GACTAAGAATGGGAAAAATAAGGGTATTAGTTGGAAAACCCGGTTTAGATGGACATGATAGAGGAGCAAAAGTTGTTGCTAGAGCTTTAAGAGATGCTGGAATGGAAGTTATATATACAGGAATAAGACAAACTCCTGAAGATATAGTTAATACCGCTTTAGAAGAAGATGTTAATATAATTGGATTATCTATATTATCTGGTGCTCATATGAAATTATGTGAGAAGGTATTAAAATTATTAAATGAAAAAAATGCTAAAATACCAGTATTTTTAGGAGGAATAATTCCTGAAGATGATATACCTGAATTGAAAAAAATGGGAATAGCTGAAGTTTTCGGTCCGGGAACATCTCTTGAAACAATTATTAGTAAGGTGAAAGAAATTGCAGGAACTAATTGATAAATTTAAAAATGGGGATAAATATGCATTAGCAAAAATAATTTCATTAGTAGAAAATAATATTAATTATG encodes:
- a CDS encoding cobalamin B12-binding domain-containing protein, with translation MGKIRVLVGKPGLDGHDRGAKVVARALRDAGMEVIYTGIRQTPEDIVNTALEEDVNIIGLSILSGAHMKLCEKVLKLLNEKNAKIPVFLGGIIPEDDIPELKKMGIAEVFGPGTSLETIISKVKEIAGTN